Within Verrucomicrobiota bacterium, the genomic segment GCATCACCGAACAGCAGCACGAGGAGCGCGCCCAGTTGCAGGCGCTGCTCGGACGGCAGTTCGCGCTCGGCCGCGACACGGGCGAAGTGCGCAGCCACGCCAACGCCTACGCGCGCGTCCATGGCCTGATGGCCAGCGAGAAGCTCTTCGACATTTCGAAGGAGCCCGCGAAGGCGCGCGAGCGCTACGGCCCCACGCTGTTCGGCGAGCAGACGCTCATGGCCCGGCGCATGGTCGAGGCCGGCGTGCCCTTCGTGCGCGTGAGCCGCGCGTGGTGGGACAGCCACGGGCAGAACTTCGAGACGCACCAGGAAATGGTGCCCGAGCTTGATCGCGTGATGTCCGCGCTGATGGACGACCTCAAGGAACGCGGGCTGTTCGGGAACACGCTCATCGTCGCGATGGGCGAATTCGGGCGCACGCCAACCATCAACGCCAGCCTCGGCCGCGACCACTTTGCGAAGGCGTGGAGCGTCGCGCTCGCCGGCTGCGGCGTGCAAGGCGGCGCGGTCTTCGGCAGGACGGACAAGGACGGCAACGAAGTCGCCGAAGGCGAAGCGGGCGCGGGCGAACTCTTCGCCACCGTGCTCGAAGCCGCGGGCATCAAGCACAACAAGGAATACCACGTCGGCGCGCGCCCCGTGCCGCTGGTCAATCCCGGCATCAAGCCCATCAAGGAAGTGCTGGCGTGAAACTGAAACCACGAATGGACACGAATCAGAATCACTTGAGACGGGAGTTTCGCCAGTGATCGCAATCGGCGCGCTTCGTCACAGCCGTCGCCGAGCTTGGGTCGTTCGGCCAATAACCAATGAGCACGTATCACGACGTATGCGAGGAGATGGGAGCCCGCGGCGCGTATCGAACCGATCCCGCGGGACACATCGACCTTGCTTTCGAGCACGGACTTGTTTCGTTCTCGGACGCCGGCGAGATGATCTTTTCCCCGGACTTTTCCCTCGCTGACCGGAACGCAATCGGCATCCCGTCCTCGGCGAAGCTTTCTGACTTACCACAGCCAACCCGCGCCTACCTGCAATGGCACCGACGCTTCCATGAATTCGAGTGAATGGACTAGCCATGCGCTGAACGAAGAACAAAATGGGTAGAATCCATGCCCGACATCTCCCTCAAACTCCTGAAAGAACTCAAGCGCTCGGACGTCGCGCTGTGCCTCGCGCGCGTGCCGGACTCGACGCGGCTCTACTTCGGCAGCTCGGACGCCGGCGTGTATGACGTGGACGCCATGTCCGAGAAGGGCGAGGCGCGCAAGTTCGAGGGCGAGGGCCACACGAGCTACGTCACCGGCGTCGCGCTCGCGGGCGGCCAGCTCGTCAGTGGCGGCTACGACCGGCGGTTGATTTGGTGGGACACGGCCGCAGGCAAACAGCTCCGCGCGCAGAAGGCCCACGACCGCTGGATTCGCCGCGTGCTCGCGTCGCCGGACGGCAAACTCGTCGCCAGCGTCGCGGACGACATGGTCGCGCGCGTGTGGGAGGCTTCAACGGGCAAACTGCGCCACGAGTTGAAGGGCCACGCGCCGATGACGCCGCACAACTTCGACTCGATGCTGCA encodes:
- a CDS encoding DUF1501 domain-containing protein is translated as MNTSRPFCGSAAHDLTRRAFLGSTFLGASSLLGTSGAVHAFAEKQLTDSLKQSGRRVILLWLAGGPSQLETWDPKPGRATGGPFAEIPTSVPGTRICELMPLMAKRMKDVCLIRSLNTKNADHGGAAKLMHRGRNDEPALKYPDLGAIVARELARADSQVPDYVSFYTATEGRGMAQPTASFLGARFNPMNLHEQNTPPNLHRPDGITEQQHEERAQLQALLGRQFALGRDTGEVRSHANAYARVHGLMASEKLFDISKEPAKARERYGPTLFGEQTLMARRMVEAGVPFVRVSRAWWDSHGQNFETHQEMVPELDRVMSALMDDLKERGLFGNTLIVAMGEFGRTPTINASLGRDHFAKAWSVALAGCGVQGGAVFGRTDKDGNEVAEGEAGAGELFATVLEAAGIKHNKEYHVGARPVPLVNPGIKPIKEVLA